From the genome of Silurus meridionalis isolate SWU-2019-XX chromosome 12, ASM1480568v1, whole genome shotgun sequence, one region includes:
- the LOC124394803 gene encoding uncharacterized protein LOC124394803 isoform X1, whose protein sequence is MGSYNTSAQDTPNRLLDSRESSLKEKLLETVSKKEECRNVDQTGISDLLQHDLEGSCSPKTANLRSMWDRGSTESPGMLVSKPSINLEQENQNNGVKKATDHEEEPTKVDIISPKYSALESKEQSFVKDIYNEIESDNTVRDSSKKQAHVRDKANEMQAQISDINQMKDVMAQSITSDNDKCKHLSQKSSSLDFVLQLGDQSKENVGENINSSEEGYMTSAVLELDQQVKTEEKGSQLNPQPTSNVHLKQQIHVSLVKQSNQQQDNRAERIKALKSFWEREELQSKKYIKSTAEGKSPVKSTKLNKRFTKSEHDLTSIGTETEAETVNFTVLPLRDRVEKTVTEEGMNRLQFKMLRDFWAETSRQSSNQEGKHAKTNKEHELVDARHSLNQNVCPNQPDQGFGNDSGNAMSPKTDRGLQLSPKAKIDVKYPDTDTTDNLYISPTELDVLRSSNYTHPKSGTQFFPKDKASPKPAGLPNKESQKQTRSSGKGTLNGRGNSLRRAISMFAVNIEDQDEDLELQSRKVSDTVLPQVGKTTESTVFSSTRTPEVNLQVRKNSVTKNKHKITERSTSEDSDSQTLARSFLPRDNQHYLGITEKEGKDISPQDKEQISELVCTSFQTDGVRCWAEQDDIPLDSELCTRKGNLNGKSAHMQVKISTIGP, encoded by the coding sequence ATGGGATCTTATAACACATCAGCACAGGACACCCCTAATAGACTGTTGGACTCTAGAGAATCAAGTCTAAAAGAGAAACTGCTTGAGACAGTTAGCAAAAAAGAAGAATGTAGAAATGTTGACCAGACAGGAATTTCAGATCTGCTTCAACATGACCTTGAGGGGAGTTGCTCCCCAAAAACTGCCAATTTAAGGTCAATGTGGGATAGAGGTAGCACTGAGAGCCCAGGAATGCTAGTTAGCAAACCAAGCATAAATTTGGAACAGGAAAACCAAAATAATGGTGTCAAGAAGGCAACTGATCATGAAGAGGAACCAACCAAAGTTGATATAATAAGTCCAAAATATTCAGCGCTTGAAAGCAAGGAGCAATCATTTGTAAAGGACATTTATAATGAGATAGAATCTGATAACACTGTCCGTGATTCATCCAAAAAGCAAGCTCATGTCAGAGATAAAGCAAATGAGATGCAAGCACAAATAAGTgatataaatcaaatgaaagaTGTAATGGCTCAGAGCATAACCTCAGACAATGATAAATGCAAACATTTGAGCCAAAAATCCTcatcactagattttgtgctcCAGCTAGGAGACCAGAGCAAAGAAAATGTTGGAGAAAATATTAATAGTAGTGAGGAAGGATATATGACTTCAGCAGTACTAGAACTTGACCAACAAGTAAAGACAGAGGAAAAAGGATCACAGCTAAACCCTCAACCAACATCTAATGTTCACTTAAAGCAACAAATCCATGTCTCATTAGTAAAGCAAAGCAATCAGCAACAAGACAACAGGGCAGAAAGGATAAAAGCACTCAAATCATTTTGGGAAAGAGAAGAATTGcaatcaaaaaaatatataaaatcaacagCAGAAGGAAAATCACCTGTGAAATCTACAAAACTGAATAAAAGGTTCACCAAATCAGAGCATGATCTTACATCCATAGGTACAGAAACTGAGGCAGAAACTGTCAATTTTACAGTTCTTCCATTACGAGACAGAGTAGAGAAGACTGTCACAGAAGAAGGTATGAACAGATTACAGTTCAAAATGCTTCGTGACTTCTGGGCAGAAACTAGCAGACAGTCATCCAATCAGGAAGGTAAACATGCAAAAACTAACAAAGAGCATGAACTGGTGGATGCAAGGCATTCTTTAAATCAAAATGTTTGCCCAAATCAGCCAGACCAAGGTTTTGGAAATGATAGTGGGAATGCTATGTCTccaaagacagacagagggcTCCAGTTATCTCCAAAAGCGAAAATTGATGTCAAATATCCTGATACTGATACCACAGATAACTTGTATATTTCTCCGACTGAGCTAGATGTTCTAAGATCATCCAATTATACACATCCAAAGAGTGGCACACAGTTCTTTCCAAAAGATAAAGCATCCCCTAAACCTGCAGGGTTGCCCAATAAAGAATCTCAAAAGCAAACTAGAAGTAGTGGCAAAGGAACTTTAAATGGAAGAGGAAATTCACTTCGGCGTGCCATCAGCATGTTTGCAGTGAACATCGAAGATCAAGATGAAGATTTAGAATTGCAGTCCAGGAAAGTATCTGACACAGTCCTTCCACAGGTTGGAAAAACAACTGAAAGTACAGTCTTCTCCTCCACAAGAACACCAGAAGTTAATTTACAAGTGAGAAAGAATTCAGTCACCAAGAATAAGCATAAAATCACAGAAAGAAGCACTTCTGAGGATTCGGATTCTCAAACTCTCGCCAGGTCATTTCTTCCACGAGACAACCAGCATTACCTGGGAATCACAGAAAAGGAAGGCAAGGACATTTCTCCACAGGATAAAGAGCAGATCAGTGAATTAGTCTGCACCTCATTTCAGACAGATGGTGTGAGGTGCTGGGCTGAGCAAGATGATATTCCCCTGGACTCAGAGCTTTGCACTAGGAAGGGGAACTTGAACGGCAAATCAGCTCACATGCAAGTAAAAATATCAACCATAGGTCCTTAA